A genomic region of Plasmodium cynomolgi strain B DNA, chromosome 5, whole genome shotgun sequence contains the following coding sequences:
- a CDS encoding hypothetical protein (putative), translating to MTQFEVDTTSFEGDTAGNDGNDRNDQNDQNDQNNRDDRKDGPGESRSGSWGSIRQRNPSYDGAGEVRQRIDHTDRSDSAKGHTDVHGRGPVKDVKVLCMANEGKVGEMGKDVHVCVNGRVMETALCTREAQQVNSQEKRAQRRDQAVEFSNARGEAVECSNAGDSSELCEHGEEKGEKEKTKKTEKAEKTEKAEKTEKTENILLSLLRMKDLVAEHTLRKRKSEKWKMDQMKQAKRYLGQKMEANKKEEFTGMILPCASEYKAYCHLLHLGLILIHVNVASGVMIHTFKCMCHAECVGEAYILTGKKSIDSEILIKGPMCIGKKEPIVQQCTLCTEQSHCHGIQILQLEYKCKEICKKFYLQHEKEMHQSIKSRKLQRHEEYMD from the exons ATGACGCAGTTTGAAGTGGATACGACCTCGTTCGAGGGCGACACCGCCGGAAACGACGGCAACGATAGGAACGATCAAAACGATCAAAACGATCAAAACAACCGCGACGATCGAAAGGACGGCCCCGGGGAGAGTCGAAGCGGAAGTTGGGGCAGCATCCGGCAGCGCAACCCCTCCTATGATGGCGCAGGCGAAGTGAGACAAAGAATCGACCACACGGATAGAAGCGACAGTGCGAAGGGTCACACAGATGTGCATGGAAGAGGACCCGTAAAGGATGTAAAGGTCCTATGTATGGCAAACGAGGGGAAGGTtggcgaaatgggaaaagacGTGCATGTGTGCGTGAACGGCAGGGTGATGGAGACAGCGCTTTGCACGAGAGAGGCACAACAGGTGAACAGTCAGGAGAAGCGTGCGCAGAGGAGGGACCAAGCTGTGGAGTTTTCAAATGCAAGAGGCGAAGCTGTGGAATGTTCAAATGCGGGAGACTCATCTGAGTTGTGTGAGcatggggaggagaagggggagaaggagaaaacgaaaaaaacggagaaggcGGAGAAAACGGAGAAGGcggaaaaaacggaaaaaacggagaacATCTTGCTGAGTCTGCTGAGGATGAAGGACCTAGTCGCGGAGCACACTCTACGGAAGCGAAAGagtgaaaaatggaagatgGACCAAATGAAGCAAGCCAAACGTTATTtgggacaaaaaatggaagcaaacaaaaaggaggaattcACAGGGATGATCCTCCCATGTGCCTCAGAATATAAAGCGTATTGCCACTTGCTTCATTTAGGGTTAATACTTATTCACGTGAACGTAGCTAGTGGAGTCATGATCCATACGTTCAAATGCATGTGTCATGCTGAGTGTGTTGGGGAGGCATATATACTCACAGGGAAGAAATCGATAGACAGCGAAATATTGATTAAGGGTCCCATGTGTATAGGAAAGAAGGAACCCATCGTGCAACAG TGTACTCTCTGCACGGAACAGAGCCATTGCCATGGGATACAAATACTTCAACTCGAGTACAAGTGCAAGGAGATATgtaagaaattttatttgcagCATGAAAAAGAGATGCATCAGTCGATTAAGAGTCGTAAATTACAAAGGCACGAAGAATACATGGATTGA